The Apium graveolens cultivar Ventura chromosome 6, ASM990537v1, whole genome shotgun sequence genome contains a region encoding:
- the LOC141668204 gene encoding uncharacterized protein LOC141668204 produces the protein MLCCRSLLSSLKHHRATVFLHHCYSVLHNGPDTLEELLDRHVVEKKDKSFDNDENEIVTRQRLISTRREALSLYRDIIRATRFFMWPDSRGVLWRDILRENARKEFEDAKFEKDPEIITKLLIGGREAVESAIDKLVEKQKQQIEKEKSDRDRH, from the coding sequence ATGTTATGTTGTCGAAGTCTCTTGTCCTCTCTGAAGCACCACCGAGCCACTGTGTTCCTCCACCATTGTTACAGTGTTTTACACAATGGTCCAGACACACTTGAGGAATTATTAGATAGACACGTAGTCGAGAAAAAAGATAAATCCTTTGATAATGATGAAAATGAAATTGTAACTCGACAGAGGCTCATAAGTACTCGTCGAGAGGCACTGAGTCTCTACCGCGATATAATCCGGGCTACCCGTTTCTTCATGTGGCCTGATTCCCGAGGTGTGTTGTGGCGTGACATTCTCAGAGAGAATGCACGAAAAGAGTTTGAGGATGCCAAATTTGAGAAAGATCCAGAAATAATTACTAAACTGCTCATCGGTGGACGAGAAGCTGTAGAATCAGCGATTGATAAACTCGTAGAGAAGCAAAAGCAGCAGATTGAGAAGGAGAAAAGTGATCGTGATCGTCACTGA